The Vanessa atalanta chromosome 2, ilVanAtal1.2, whole genome shotgun sequence DNA window TATATCgtgtgaatataattattttaattagccgTCTAATTTTAATCTCAACATCTTGAATCGAAGCTATGCGATACCGTGAAGTTTATTCGTCATATCATTCGGTATAtcggaatttatattttaaaattatttcccgTTTTAAAGtcgaaatattttaactatatttactatatatatgtttgaaatgttcattaaaaagggcaatttaaaaaaaaaatcaaaatacctaatgtagttaataatattattacacacGTATCTATGATCAATTGATCACATTAGTTTGAAAGaactttgtacaaaaaaaaaaactaaaaagaaaaaaaactcattttatgacaagtttttttaaaaaaaaactgtatactCGTCtcaatatctattattaatcacatcataattaattattcgaatGTTTTGCATCTAGGATCCAAACACGACACACACTCAACAATCTTCGCCTCAGCGGTTAGCTCAAGGCAATGGTGCCATCACGCGCCACCTCTCCACCGATAGCGTATCTAGTATAAACAGCCTCAGCAGTGGGTCGTCAGCACCTCATGataaaaaacataagaaaaagGGATGGgtgagttaatattttttaagttttatttattattatgtgttaTAGTTTTGAGATTTCGCTAAATAAAATAGGTGACCAAAAgtagtgaaatatttattcaattttagttACTAAACGTCTGTTTATTAATCGTGAAGACTTtttcgacattttttttatttttacaagaaaCTTTTAGTATGatctaaatgttattatttgtctGACACAGTTGCGCTCATCGTTTACAAAAGCGTTCTCAAGAAATGCCAAGATATCTAAAACGGCGAAGCACTCTTCCCTCGGGCAATTGTCTTCACAAGACAGCTCGTCGGGCTCTCATCACTACGACGATCCGCACACGATCCGCGAAGGAAGCAACGAGAATAGTCTAGAACATTCCCACGAAACTCTTGACAATGCTAAAGACAAAACGACGTGCCCTCCAGCGAATACTGAAGAACAGACCAAAGGTAAATTACGCAAACTACATTTCTGCCGACGTATTCAATTCGCTAATGTCGAAATCCCATCTGTTCGATGCATTAGCATAACTAATTCTGTATCGCACATGTTGCATTTGTTCGATAAATATAAGCTGGAGAAATTAGGTTAAGTGAAAGCTTTATGTCGTACTAGTGCTTGTCATTTAAGAGCCCTaagtaaattcattaatatgtaagtaaacatttttaataaacagaaaGTGAAGAGGCGACAAAATAACCGATTTGTTACTTGacatctaatatttatttcagaaaaacCAGATCAGTCGGGCTTAGTCGACGAATTGAAGAGACAATTACGAGAAAAAGATTTGGTGCTAACAGATATAAGGCTTGAGGCGCTCAGTTCCGCTCATCAACTCGAAAGTCTTAAAGACACTGTCATAAAGATGAGggtaaatacaatttcattacaattcgtttgaaaataaatttcttgttttaaataagaataaccgaaaaaaaaaacaaattatatataatgttaaaatttatacagaACGAGATGTTGAACCTGAAACAAAACAACGAGAGATTGCAACGTCTAGTTACATCTAGGTCATTGGCTGGTAGCCAAAGCTCTTTGGGTACGGGAGGATCTGCGGTAGAGGATCCCAGGAGATTCAGTCTTGCAGACCAAGCTACCATGCATCAGGtactgtaaatgtatttattgattgtaaatatcaattaatgaaATACTCTTTCATTGTTGCTCAGCTTTgatcaattgattttttatataaatttaaaaaagtctcTCTCATGTGTCATTAACGAAAAATTTCATACTCCTCCGATATTTTTACTTGAACGTGTTAAGAcgtgtataatttttttgacaaataaatataactaatataacatataagtgtaacttatatattatttttttattattttttcaggcTGCCATTGATATTCATTCTCAGCCTTTAGATCTAGACTTTAATTGTATGTCGTCGACTCCATCTCGAGACCTTTCAAAGAAAGGATCTCCAAAATCTAGTATGGTCGAGCCAATATACGGTAACAAGGCTGTTtgtgaattaaatgaaaatagtgAAGCCTTATTGGGAGCTTTAAATGGTGCAAGTGACATATTTACGAATGGGCTTAGTGCCGGGGACAGGATGAGCGGTGATTACGATATCAATACAGTGCTACCTCCCCCTAAAAGCCGTGAGTTAGCGATAGGAGAAAGCTATTCAGATATCGGTAAGTTTTTATTGCATTCTTATCGTTGCGTAAGTTGGTGACCGAAGAATTATCTCTTACACACTCCATTACATTCTCAGGTGTCGCTGACAGTCAGGGCGATACGACGGACGGAAAGAAAATAGCGATCGCTGTATATTTAGGGCAACCGGAAACATTCCAAAGATATTTCGAAGAAGTCCAAGACACATTAACTGAATCGGAGTGCAGATTTTATGCAAAGCAAACTGCTAGTGCATTTAACAATCACTTCGATAAACAACCCAGTTTCGATTCACCGAGGATGTCTCAGAACCACAGCCCCGAAATTGAAACTCAAGATTATCCgcaatctataaataaatcgaaCACGAATAGCCTTAAAAGTAATAAGTCAACGCACAGTAATTCATATAAGAACGTGTACAATAGTGATTCGACAATAAACTGCAATGAGTTTACTATTGCGTACACGTACATATCTGGCAAGACGACTTGGCAGAATTTAGACTATATAGTTAGGAAAACATTCAAGGACTACCTATCCAGGATAGATCCTGGAACGAATCTTGGTCTGAACACTGATTCCATAACGTCCTATCACTTGGGAGAAGCAACACGTGGACCTGAAATCTGTTTTCCTGAATTATTACCGTGCGGTTATATAATCGGCACCGtcaatactttgtatatttgtttgcaAGGAGTCGGAAGCTTAGCTTTTGATAGTCTCataccaaaaaatattgtatataggtatgtataattatattatcggATTGGGAATTCATTGAATCTTCGAGATTATTGacgttgtttttgtaatttgtagGTATGTTTCACTATTGTCTGAACACCGGAGGGTAATACTTTGCGGACCAAGCGGCACGGGAAAATCATATTTGGCGGCTAAATTGGCGGAATTCTATGTACAAAGGACGCAGCGAAGAGGAAATCCAGTTGAAGCCGTAGCAACATTCAAGTGAGTTTtcctatattttcttatttcctGTAATCAAATAAATCCTAAACGTTTTTAAAGTATCAAGTTTTAAAGATCGAAAACAGTTTAACGTTTTCTTTTcagtaaatgttattattggatatatatatatatatatatttgataaataaaagtagtaagttaaatatttaatttaaatcaatagcGTGGACCGTAAATCATGTAACGAGCTGCGCGCCTACCTCGCCAACATCGCGGAGCAgtgcggcggcgcggcgggcgaggAGCTGCTGCCCGCCGTCGTGGTGCTCGACAACCTGCAGCACGCCTCCGCGCTGGGCGACGCCTTCGCCGGCCTACTGCCGCCCGACAACAGGAACATGCCTGTCATCATCGGTACGGCCTCTACTGACCTGAAATACTTAAattctcttttattatttatcattttatttacttcatcaCATTCGGCATCATTATATATGGCAGTTGTTTTAATGCCGTGATATCAGATCCGAAAGAGACAACATCTTAAACTCTTGGGTGGCAGCGCTTTGATAGTGTAAAAAAAGTGAAATTTATCTACCCTGCAATGAAAACGAAAAATGGCAGCGTTTTCCATATAGTGAGCTGTGACCATAATAAATCTGTCTTATTTCATCGATATATACACCAATAATATCTTTAACTATAACTCAGTGCTGCAGGCGACACTGTTCTGTCGTAAATCAGATACATATACGCATATAATATGAAGCATCTATATTCGTATCTGACATGTGGGATATTTAAGACGTATTTGCAGTTGAATTCTGTACGACCAACAAATCAGTTTTTTAAGCTGCATAAATATCAAATTCTacgatcattttaaaaatatgtccttTTCTGCACAGGTACCATGTCCCAAGCAACATGCAATACGACAAATCTCCAACTACATCATAACTTCAGGTGGCTGCTCACTGCCAATCATATGGAACCAGTAAAGGGATTCTTGGCGCGGTacgtaaaataaagaaaatagttgTATTCATTTGCAAGagaaaaattcttattaattataatatttttatcttttgtgtAGATATCTTCGCCGAAAACTATTTTCCTTGGAATTGAGGCTAGGACGACGTGAACCAGCATTAGCAGCAGTTCTGGAATGGTTACCAGGAGTATGGTCAACTCTCAATGCCTTTTTGGAAGCTCACTCTTCAAGCGACGTTACAGTCGGTCCTCGTCTATTCCTCGCTTGTCCTATGGACTTGGATGCTAGtcaggtatatatataatgttcatttatattaaaataaagcaagaaaattaattaaaacaaaatcgttTGCAATTCAGCTTACATGCCAGGAGTAAAACTGCTTATGAAAGGTTGCActccaaaaataaaactaaaatttacctCAGTATAAACAGCAAATAGCGCATAGAATTtatgtagtatatatttttattataccatGGACTTCTTTGATTTCTACTCTTAATTTTACTTCCTAACGTGAATCTAAAAAGCGAACGAAGCAAGGATAGAACACGTGATagatatattttgcaatttgcAGGCGTGGTTCGCGGATGTGTGGAACTACAGCATCGTGCCGTACGCGTCGGAGGCCGTGCGCGAGGGCGTGGCGCTGTACGGGCGGCGCCGACACGCCGCCGTCGACCCGCTGCAGCACGTCAAGTCCTCCTACCCCTGGAGAGAACCCAACCACTCGCATGTgagttacatacatacatacctaaATTGTTGATGATTAGTAACCAATCGAAGAAGGAGTACAGataaataaagcttaaatttatataatccaTGCGATTTTCCAATTAATTGCTACATTATGCGCAACAACAATTAAAAGTATTCCGCTATTAAAGCGGATATTGGTCACAATATccgctttaattttaattctctaTTTTCTTacgaatccataattaatatagatctattcactcacgaaggcggcGCTCCTCcacgtaaaattaattatttttggtacaaatgaacttaacaaatataatctaatttgtattttcttgctatatttttcttagtcttctcacgcacactaagacctTATAAGCACGAGAGTCATCACTCATAATGCACactgacaataataatttaaaattgaggGACGAGCCTTTGTTAGTTAATAGATCTATACCATAATTATTCAAGATTCCGGCCGAGGATGTCACGTCAACTTAATTCCAAAGTTGTTTATTCTTCTTTACTATTCCTGTTATTGGAATAAGCTATAGAGACAAATTTtaccacatttttttaataacgtgtacgtgattaaataaaatattatttttgactttacAGACCTTAAGACCTATATCAGTCGAGGATGCTGGTATTGACGACGCTAATCAGGATGCGAACACGAACAACAATCAAGATCCCTTggtaatttatcatttattcttTACCATTATGtcaatttgtaaaaatgtaattgaagTGTCTgcatattatactaaaaatatattgtctttaatttaataacattttatttttacagttaaatATGCTAATGCGACTTCAAGAAGCTGCAAATTACAGCGGAAACCAAAGCCAGGACTCCGACAACGCTAGCATGGACTCGAATCTCACTCACGACAGCTCTATGGGCAATGAGCTCTAGAATGACACATTCACTTGAACTCTAATCTATATAATTTCCTCTGTGACAACTGGTATGCCAAAGTTTGACACAAGTTTGAGCTTCACGTGTGGAtccagtattaaataaaatatttgtgacgcgtatacaatattataatttgttcctTTGATtttcatagatatatttaataaataatgcttcATAGTATATTGTATCAAAATGATCACTTGTGAATGAGTCTATAAATAGAAATGTTTGATTGTAATTACCTAACTGCATTTACTATTACTTGTCACACGTTAACTATACTATACAAAGCCAAATATTTGccatatgtacattacttatatttatttatcaaatttaatggcttttagtaaCTTGTTTTAGGTGCTTTAATACTCTTGTAAATTGACGTACGAATAATTCTTATTCTTTTTCTATTGTTAGGAAAGGATTTGCTCTGCATATTTGTGAATATTGGCAAATATCGTAAGCAAGAGTAGCAGCCTTTTCTAtgtaatatttcaatgtttaatatgaaatttttaacaattgtgttaaaaactttaatacgaTGATAATATAACTTTCGAGAAAACTATTAGTGCCTGGAGCGAGGTATTCcatttttgtgaaatattcGAACAGTGTAGGactgttaatgtttatattatattaaagcaatGTGGCTtttactattgttatatttttcaaagttaGGATATGAACACATTTGTATTACTATgatattgtatgtaatatattattatgaaagtgtaatttttataccattttcatattaaaactcatgtacctaataaaataataaactgtaaatacaaaaatgtttaatataattttttttttctcaatgtgACTACACTAACCGCCATTATGCTATAATTATACAGcattaattttgtatagaaaatgTGTAACGAAGTGTTACAGTGTTCAGTATGGATTAAATTGTGTGCATAACTGAAACGTGATATCTACAATCTATGCTTTACAGACATTgtgaaaataaacattgattacattaaaaaattgttttgttttttgccATTCCTATGAAAGTGGATTTTTCTGGAGTGTACTTTTTTATTGGAAccatacataaaaacatatataaaaaatttgggCCCATACCTAAAATAGTGATGAGCGCAAAATTCTGCTTCATAGCAGGCATCATAAAGCAAACTTTTCCACCCTACCTGTGGTCGTTGGCACAAGGAAGGGCCAGCCTCGCAACCTGAATAAGATACATTTACACGTCGAGGTGGCGAAGCTCTTCTTACCAAGACTCAGATAATTTCTTCGGTTGACCTTATCCCTCACCCGGTGTACAAtatggaacattcctttgtgtAACATGCATTCAACTTTCAAATGTTTTCGTTAAGTATTTTCATCATACAGAAAATCCTAATAAGAGCATCACTACACAGACCAAAAAGGGTGTAATCGTAATTAGGTTAATTCGGTacggctttgtgtaagcccgcctGCTCCTGTACcatatacctatgtatgtatatacctcAATTATTGAAAGCCAACATTTGCATCGCTATTCCGGATTCAAAGGGTGTAGGTATAATCTAGCCTAGAATTACAAGCACAAAGATCATTAGATAAGCTGCGGGTTGGGTGTAAATGATAATTCAATAAGCAGCCAATATCTGTGCAGGTGATAcctgagtttatttattaaataaatagaagttgtatttaatattaggtttatataaatatatacaacgtttattaacatattaatattagtagaaTACGATAGGATAACTTGATTGTTagtgaataaaaaaactgtAGAAAATAAGAGCCaagttaagcaaataaaaagcatttattaaaacatttttacatattgtTTGCGATTTAAAGCAACACCAGAGTCATGAAATCGGAGCAATTTGGACGGAACTTGTTTTGTTCTCAAAAAGAACAGACATAGGACTAGATTTTATTCGACTGAATGTTTTTGAGGAACCATGTTTAAACTTGTTTCAGAGAGTTAAGGCACAACCATTAGCAAAATAAATCACGTTTGATCGGAATAATTACAGGCTTATTAGACATTTTCGTCATTATCTACATTATGGAATgatatataaatgcaattttaGGAAATCAAGTTACaacagattataattattttttacctctGTGGTAATCGTTATTAACTTCACATTTTTTGGACTGCAATTAATTTtcccttttaaataaataataattataatctattgaGTTTCAATCACAAgcgtaataataaaagttaaatagttattacaaaaatttgtttaaacccaataaaatattatttatataaatataactagcAGAACATTTTAGGACATTCAGTAATATGTAGATGTACGTTAAGAATAtaatactgttattataaaGACTTGCACATACAAGACAAAACATTGTCAATCTGTATATTGTATTGAAGACCACAAGGTCTGAGACATTTAAAAAGTCGGGATGATGTTATTAATACTCGGTAAGTGAATACTATACAAAGTAAGCGAGACTTGGGAGAAATTTTAAAGGcaactgtattttaatatacacaataaCTGAGCATACTTATTATGCGACATTTAATAGCTATTAGGAGACACTATTtaatcattgtttaaataagataaacagCTTGACATATTTACTTTGTTAAGATTACGAGGGCAAGGAGACACACAAACATAAGTCTCACACTTAGCCCTATATAGTAACTTGACAAGAATTTTACTTAGATTtatcctaaaaaatattatcatttatttcatcTCAACTTTGTGTTGTAATTTTGTCGACAGCTACACCACATGTCCTTGGCAGTATATCACCctaattctaatatataataggaTGTTAAACAACATAATTATCTTTTGTTTCTTTTGCTTCTGTAGTTATTCACAATATGCTACAGTTAATTTCTTCATTctgtatacaatattaatattatccatAGTTTTagttacatttacaataaaataaataggtaattgaatagttttttgtataatattaaacggTTCGAACTATTGTTTtgcataaataacaaaatacacttcttaaaaatataaattcaaaatcctccattgaaaaattaaatacattaaactagatatacatatagtttagtacatatacataacaatcattaaaatcacatattttaagtacaatattttacaattagaccagttactaatattaaagtttgcttgtttctcattaaaataaaatatttgtgtcaaGTTATAATGTGTTAAGCCCATCCTTTAACTAAGGATACTTTTTCAGCCACTATGAATATCGAGACTAAGGTTAGAAAGAGATGGAACAGGTGATTCAGAAAAGTCACCCGAATCATCACTAACCATTTTAACCTGGTCTCTATTAGGACTTCTATTTGACTTGTCGTTAATTggcaatttaaattgattaggTGAATTGGAACTATGCTTATAGCTACTTTTTTCACTTATTAAATCGGCAACATCAGATATTGATATGGAGCTTTGAGAGCTTATTGAATTCTGTTTATGGCTGGATACTgatgaattatttgatttattcattGTATCTTCATGTGTAGACTTTGGACTCGGTGATTGCTTTTCAGTAGCATCCTTTCTTCCTGATTGGGGAGGTGATATAAAATCATAACTATATTCAGTTGTCTCATCGTACTTGTTCGATGCTTCTGGAGAATTTTTCATACTTGTCTTGGAATCTTGATGACttaaatccttttttattatgtctGAGATACTGTTTGATGATTGAATTTGTGATGAATCATCCACTTTTGAAATAGATGAATGGGAATTGTTTTGTAGTGAATGTGTAGCGTCTTTCTTTTCTTCTACCGGTAAACCTGTTGTATTTAGTAGGATtgcatctattttattaaatggtttTAACTCAACATAAGAGGTAGATTCTGTACTGctgttatttaaaactttcaCTTCCTTGACAAAATTGTTCGTCAGTTGGTTTGTTTGTGTAATGTTCTTATCATTTCTTTCAATATCTTGTGTATGtttatttggaatatattcTGATCTAGTCCTGCTTCTTACAGATTCACTTGATGTATCAGTATCAGAATTGTCTAATGTCAATCTCAGGTCAAGTTTATGTTTTTCATCTGATGAATTGTCAGACTGAGTGCGACTTGTGGTCGTGCTGGAGTCCTCGTGTACAATGTACGTACAATCCTGGTCACCtttatacatgtttttatttctatttagcCGTTTCATATTGGTATGTTTATCATCTTGCTTATAGGTATTTTTCGGGcatgaataaagaattttattgattaaagacaataaaataGGCTGATTTTGTTGatctgtttgttttaaatttaatttttcagcgACAGTATTCCTGCCTTCATATTGGTACTCCTTTCCTTGTCTTGTTTCAGATTTGTAAACGAACAATGTATTTCTGAGGTTGCAAAAGTCTAAGAAATCATGGACAATAGAAAGACATAATTTACCTGCGGgttgtaacaatattttgtcTAGTGattcgttttgttttaaattttcgcATTCATCTTCAAAAGCTAAAAAAATGTTCGCTCGAAGTAATGCACGGATTTTAGCAAGAGATCCGTTTTTTTCCAAGGCTTCAATCACTAAATCCCTAAGTTCAGTATCTTCTGTTTGAGCCATTGCAatactatttactaatttaGGAACACTGTTTTAATttgaactatattataattcaaaaataaacgcTAACAACAAGCATTTACAAaatcaaacttaaaaataatgtctGACAAATAACAAATTGACAATTAACATCATTCTGTGACAAACGACAATAACAGCTTACAGATAATACAAAAGTGATagataaaataactttgtcttgatcatattttatttataattctacaaaagtatggattttatttaacatttatattatgtaaaaacaaaGTGTAAAGGAAGagatgaagaaaataaatattaagtaataaaaaaaaattattcaggTAAGTatatatgaaatcaaaaaaGTAGGCTAAAATAGtcaatttatag harbors:
- the LOC125075095 gene encoding dentin sialophosphoprotein-like → MAQTEDTELRDLVIEALEKNGSLAKIRALLRANIFLAFEDECENLKQNESLDKILLQPAGKLCLSIVHDFLDFCNLRNTLFVYKSETRQGKEYQYEGRNTVAEKLNLKQTDQQNQPILLSLINKILYSCPKNTYKQDDKHTNMKRLNRNKNMYKGDQDCTYIVHEDSSTTTSRTQSDNSSDEKHKLDLRLTLDNSDTDTSSESVRSRTRSEYIPNKHTQDIERNDKNITQTNQLTNNFVKEVKVLNNSSTESTSYVELKPFNKIDAILLNTTGLPVEEKKDATHSLQNNSHSSISKVDDSSQIQSSNSISDIIKKDLSHQDSKTSMKNSPEASNKYDETTEYSYDFISPPQSGRKDATEKQSPSPKSTHEDTMNKSNNSSVSSHKQNSISSQSSISISDVADLISEKSSYKHSSNSPNQFKLPINDKSNRSPNRDQVKMVSDDSGDFSESPVPSLSNLSLDIHSG